The Psychrosphaera ytuae genome includes a region encoding these proteins:
- a CDS encoding inosine/guanosine kinase, translating into MRFPGRRKHRHYFPVEKKDPVTNKIKVDGKLKHPYVVGMDQTIVDIEAHVSRELLEEFDLKIGLSQLVTSELAEKLYDVISEQGLIIDQHAGGTIGNTMHNYSVLADDRSVLYGVMSENIKVGNYAYRYLCNTSSKVDLQHLQPVDGPIGRAFTLITEDGERTFAIDSGVMNRLTPDFIDEDLIKNASAFVVSAYFTRCSGEDTLDKAAMQAIEYANKHQVPVVLTLGTRFMIEEKPQWWRDFIRDHVQVLAMNEEEAEALLGTSDPLLAAEQALELADLVLCTAGPQGLYMAGYTDEEHKRKTQYPLLPGSIPEFNQYEFSRPILKENCREPLKIFSHIAPYMGGPDEIKNTNGAGDGALAAVLHDITANVFHKLNVPESSKHGIPAMSYSSLAQICKYANRVSFEVLSQSSPRLSKGLPDREDSLESAYWH; encoded by the coding sequence ATGAGATTTCCTGGTAGACGCAAACATCGACATTATTTTCCAGTCGAAAAGAAAGACCCTGTAACCAACAAGATAAAGGTTGACGGTAAGCTAAAGCATCCATACGTGGTTGGTATGGACCAAACGATCGTAGATATCGAAGCCCACGTATCCCGTGAGTTGCTCGAAGAGTTCGATCTAAAAATTGGTCTTTCTCAATTAGTCACGAGTGAATTAGCAGAAAAGCTGTACGACGTTATCTCAGAGCAGGGTCTGATCATCGATCAGCACGCCGGTGGTACCATTGGTAACACCATGCACAATTATTCAGTATTGGCAGACGACCGTTCTGTTCTATACGGAGTAATGAGTGAAAACATCAAAGTCGGTAACTACGCGTACCGCTATCTGTGTAACACATCGTCTAAAGTAGACCTACAACATTTACAACCTGTTGACGGTCCTATTGGTCGAGCGTTTACCCTGATCACCGAAGATGGCGAACGTACTTTTGCGATCGATTCAGGTGTGATGAACCGCTTAACACCAGACTTCATCGATGAAGACCTGATTAAAAACGCATCTGCGTTTGTTGTAAGTGCTTACTTTACTCGCTGTTCAGGTGAAGACACGCTAGACAAAGCTGCAATGCAAGCCATTGAATACGCAAACAAACATCAGGTTCCGGTGGTTTTGACCTTAGGTACGCGATTCATGATCGAAGAAAAGCCACAATGGTGGCGTGACTTTATTCGTGATCACGTGCAAGTTCTTGCAATGAACGAAGAAGAAGCAGAGGCCTTGTTAGGCACCAGCGACCCTTTGTTAGCTGCAGAGCAAGCGCTTGAACTTGCAGATCTGGTACTTTGTACTGCTGGCCCACAAGGTCTATACATGGCAGGTTACACAGACGAAGAGCACAAGCGTAAAACCCAATACCCGCTTCTGCCAGGTAGTATCCCTGAGTTCAACCAATACGAGTTTTCACGTCCAATCTTAAAAGAAAATTGCCGTGAACCACTTAAAATCTTTTCGCATATTGCTCCATACATGGGCGGTCCCGATGAGATTAAAAACACCAACGGTGCTGGTGACGGTGCGTTAGCAGCCGTACTACATGACATTACAGCCAACGTTTTCCATAAGTTAAACGTACCAGAGTCAAGTAAACACGGTATTCCAGCAATGTCGTATTCTTCCCTAGCGCAAATCTGTAAGTACGCTAACCGAGTGAGCTTTGAAGTTTTGTCTCAGAGTTCTCCTCGTTTATCTAAGGGATTGCCTGATCGCGAAGACAGCTTAGAAAGTGCATACTGGCACTAG
- a CDS encoding GrxA family glutaredoxin, giving the protein MFTVIFGRPGCPYCVRAKEVADQLTESRDDFKYRYVDIQAEGISKADLEKSAGKPVETVPQIFIDQEHIGGFTEFEAYAKANLGLYQ; this is encoded by the coding sequence ATGTTTACAGTTATTTTTGGTCGCCCTGGTTGTCCTTATTGTGTTCGTGCGAAAGAAGTAGCGGATCAGCTAACTGAGTCTCGTGACGACTTCAAATATCGCTATGTTGATATCCAAGCAGAAGGCATTTCAAAAGCTGACTTAGAGAAGTCTGCTGGCAAGCCAGTCGAAACTGTTCCACAAATCTTTATAGATCAGGAACATATTGGTGGTTTTACTGAGTTTGAAGCTTACGCAAAAGCAAATTTGGGCTTATATCAGTAG
- the amrB gene encoding AmmeMemoRadiSam system protein B, translating to MIIRPSIAAGFLYPMDADDLVIDVTQRLLALPTVESKPFGLVVPHGSFESTGDVSAAAFRHLAKLGPSVSDVIILGAAHDGVTGAVLPISQQFKTPLGNVDVNTRHVRSLSLLPFVHRNDRIHLKALNIEVQLPFLQTCLLDFAMLPVLIGAMNEIDMRTLLLSLPIKENTLLIVSVDVSADIDRCANPQEAFLLNHIEAFLAKQDLQFELAFNPADQSSKVHLNDGAQKQQPNTYKSYIIR from the coding sequence ATGATCATTAGACCCTCAATTGCCGCAGGTTTTTTGTATCCGATGGATGCTGATGATCTCGTTATTGATGTGACACAACGTTTATTAGCGTTACCAACAGTAGAATCTAAGCCCTTTGGCTTAGTCGTGCCACATGGCAGTTTTGAATCCACCGGAGACGTTAGCGCTGCTGCGTTTCGTCATTTGGCCAAATTAGGTCCTTCCGTTTCTGATGTCATCATTTTGGGGGCGGCTCACGATGGTGTAACAGGTGCCGTACTTCCTATCAGTCAACAATTTAAAACACCTCTTGGCAATGTCGACGTAAATACTCGACACGTTCGAAGTCTATCGCTCTTACCTTTTGTGCATCGAAATGATCGAATACACCTCAAAGCATTGAACATTGAAGTACAACTGCCGTTTTTACAGACCTGTTTGTTGGATTTTGCTATGTTGCCAGTATTAATAGGAGCGATGAATGAGATAGACATGAGAACCTTATTATTAAGCTTACCAATAAAAGAAAACACCTTGTTGATCGTAAGCGTTGACGTAAGTGCTGATATTGATCGCTGTGCTAATCCACAAGAAGCGTTTTTGCTGAACCACATTGAGGCGTTTTTAGCAAAGCAAGACCTTCAATTTGAGTTGGCATTTAATCCCGCTGACCAATCTTCCAAAGTGCATCTTAATGACGGTGCGCAAAAGCAACAGCCAAATACATACAAAAGTTATATCATTCGTTAA
- a CDS encoding DUF1289 domain-containing protein, with translation MSDEAKRQSPCIRQCCLDHNDVCIGCYRTMTEILAWTKMSSQKRNEVLILCRQRQNDCNKN, from the coding sequence ATGAGTGATGAAGCAAAGCGACAGTCGCCTTGTATCCGACAGTGTTGCCTTGACCATAATGATGTCTGTATCGGATGTTACAGAACCATGACAGAGATATTAGCGTGGACCAAAATGAGTTCACAAAAACGGAACGAAGTCCTTATCTTATGTAGGCAGAGGCAAAATGACTGTAATAAAAATTAA
- the cspE gene encoding transcription antiterminator/RNA stability regulator CspE produces the protein MSKSTGTVKWFNEEKGYGFLTQDNGGKDVFVHFRAIVGEGFKSLKEGQAVTFDVEEGQKGLQAANVEAN, from the coding sequence ATGTCTAAATCGACTGGTACTGTTAAATGGTTTAACGAAGAAAAAGGTTACGGTTTCCTTACACAAGACAATGGCGGCAAGGACGTATTCGTTCACTTCCGTGCAATCGTTGGTGAAGGTTTCAAGAGCCTTAAAGAAGGTCAAGCTGTTACTTTTGACGTTGAAGAAGGTCAAAAAGGTTTACAAGCTGCAAACGTTGAAGCTAACTAA
- the queG gene encoding tRNA epoxyqueuosine(34) reductase QueG, whose amino-acid sequence MTDTSINYYQLAEKIKAWGKELGFQQVGISDIDLSDQEAPFLTWLEKGLHGNMEFMARHGLKRCRPAELLPGTLSVVSVRMDYLPPNASFATNLSNPDTAYISRYALGRDYHKVLRNQLKKLGEKIAEEIDDQDMVFRPFVDSAPVLERPLAEKAGLGWTGKHSLILNQDAGSWFFLGELFLPIQLPTDKKVEEQCGSCVACMTICPTQAITAPYTVDSNRCISYLTIELKEAIPVEFREAMGNRIYGCDDCQLICPWNRHAEITKQPDFMPRDALHNPDLLNLWEWTEAQFLKTTEGSPIRRIGYECWTRNIAVGLGNAPYSVAVVSALQDKLGQISPMVDEHIEWALTQQHKKAAEAGVENRKLKRLIKAVKVGLPRDA is encoded by the coding sequence ATGACTGATACTTCTATTAACTATTACCAACTTGCAGAAAAGATCAAGGCCTGGGGCAAAGAGCTTGGTTTTCAGCAAGTCGGCATTAGTGATATTGACCTTTCTGATCAAGAAGCGCCATTTTTGACTTGGTTAGAAAAAGGGTTGCACGGCAATATGGAATTTATGGCACGCCATGGCCTTAAGCGCTGTCGTCCAGCGGAGTTATTACCGGGGACCCTTTCTGTCGTCTCTGTTCGAATGGACTACCTCCCCCCTAACGCAAGTTTTGCAACTAACTTATCCAACCCAGATACTGCTTATATTTCTAGATATGCATTAGGTCGTGATTATCACAAGGTCTTACGAAACCAATTAAAAAAGCTCGGTGAAAAAATTGCCGAAGAGATTGATGACCAAGATATGGTATTCCGCCCATTTGTTGACTCAGCTCCCGTTTTAGAACGCCCGCTTGCTGAAAAAGCAGGTTTGGGGTGGACCGGAAAACACTCTCTTATTCTCAATCAAGATGCGGGCAGTTGGTTTTTTCTTGGCGAATTGTTTCTGCCCATTCAATTACCTACTGATAAAAAAGTAGAAGAGCAATGTGGTTCATGCGTTGCGTGTATGACGATTTGCCCTACGCAGGCGATCACAGCGCCTTACACAGTAGACAGTAATCGATGTATTTCTTATTTAACCATCGAGTTAAAAGAAGCAATTCCCGTCGAGTTTCGTGAAGCTATGGGTAACCGTATTTATGGCTGTGATGATTGCCAACTCATTTGCCCCTGGAACCGTCACGCCGAAATTACCAAACAACCCGATTTTATGCCAAGAGATGCCCTACACAATCCAGACCTTCTGAACTTGTGGGAGTGGACGGAAGCTCAATTTTTAAAAACAACAGAAGGCTCACCAATTCGACGAATTGGATACGAGTGTTGGACTCGCAATATTGCAGTAGGTTTAGGTAACGCACCTTATAGTGTCGCCGTTGTGTCAGCTTTACAAGACAAATTAGGCCAAATTAGTCCTATGGTCGACGAACATATTGAGTGGGCTCTTACCCAACAACACAAAAAAGCCGCGGAAGCCGGTGTTGAAAACAGAAAGCTCAAGCGTTTGATAAAAGCTGTAAAGGTGGGATTACCAAGAGATGCATAA
- a CDS encoding NAD(P)H-hydrate dehydratase: protein MSSQCRSILPSKLYRAEQIKQNEADCAHRNGIDLYQLMEKAGHAVFDCVLARFPTAQHILIIAGGGNNGGDAYIVARLAIQSGMNVTLLAKNKGEALEGDAKVAMHSFVSAQGTVLDLDKHLDSIRQLDVDVIVDGLIGIGLEQTLRASTAEVIEAINHNSAPVIAIDVPSGLNANTGQPLPIAVIADYTVTFIALKPGLFSLDGPDHCGQLIYSELGLRKEFESSVSTDLSLIHRDTIVPIPKRKQNVHKGSFGTVLVIGGALGMGGAAFMAGKAALRSGVGKVYVMCEAGNEGMITQLCPELMVTGLEMLEVDRYLAEVLPKVDSVVVGPGLGLTKWSLAVISELLKQETWYQTPSVIDADGINCLAYKLDKQDGATQDAFARPDKPWVFTPHPLESARILGETVQSVQADRLGAAQRIVNKTNSAVILKGNGSIVASKGHSAINMSGNPAMATAGMGDVLSGVIGASFCAWQLNQTSLQKKLEIATYLHGLAGDFTAKESKIGMIATDVIESLPAAIWNCQEYNNKVQGN from the coding sequence ATGTCTAGCCAATGTCGGTCTATATTACCATCTAAACTGTATCGCGCCGAACAGATTAAACAAAATGAAGCAGATTGTGCGCACCGAAATGGTATTGACCTTTATCAACTCATGGAAAAGGCCGGTCATGCCGTTTTTGATTGTGTACTCGCTAGGTTTCCGACCGCTCAACATATTCTTATTATCGCTGGTGGAGGCAATAACGGCGGTGATGCCTATATAGTGGCACGACTCGCCATTCAATCAGGTATGAATGTCACCTTGTTGGCGAAAAATAAAGGCGAAGCCTTAGAAGGCGATGCGAAGGTGGCGATGCATAGCTTTGTTTCGGCCCAAGGCACGGTGCTAGATTTAGACAAACATCTAGACTCCATTCGACAGTTAGATGTCGATGTTATTGTTGATGGTTTGATTGGTATCGGGCTCGAACAAACCTTGAGAGCATCGACTGCAGAGGTTATTGAAGCGATTAATCATAACTCGGCGCCTGTGATCGCTATCGATGTACCTTCGGGGCTCAACGCCAACACTGGTCAGCCCCTGCCTATAGCTGTAATTGCAGATTACACAGTTACCTTTATTGCGTTAAAACCAGGTTTGTTTTCCCTTGATGGTCCCGATCACTGTGGTCAGCTTATTTATTCTGAATTGGGATTAAGAAAAGAGTTTGAAAGTAGCGTATCAACGGATTTGTCCCTCATTCATCGTGACACTATCGTGCCTATCCCCAAGCGCAAACAAAATGTCCACAAAGGCAGTTTTGGCACAGTGTTAGTTATCGGTGGCGCATTAGGTATGGGCGGTGCCGCATTTATGGCAGGAAAGGCGGCTTTGCGCTCTGGGGTCGGCAAAGTGTATGTGATGTGTGAAGCGGGTAACGAAGGGATGATCACTCAGCTTTGCCCTGAATTAATGGTAACGGGACTTGAGATGTTAGAGGTCGACCGATACCTAGCAGAAGTGTTACCAAAGGTCGACAGTGTCGTTGTGGGACCCGGACTAGGTTTGACAAAATGGAGTTTGGCAGTGATTTCGGAGCTGTTAAAACAAGAGACCTGGTACCAAACGCCTTCAGTAATCGATGCTGATGGTATCAATTGCTTAGCGTATAAATTAGATAAACAAGACGGTGCGACTCAAGATGCTTTTGCTCGCCCTGATAAGCCATGGGTGTTTACGCCTCATCCTCTCGAATCGGCGCGCATTTTGGGAGAAACAGTTCAGTCAGTTCAAGCAGACCGGTTAGGTGCCGCACAGCGGATCGTTAATAAAACCAACAGCGCAGTGATACTAAAAGGCAATGGTTCGATCGTCGCCTCCAAAGGCCACTCTGCAATAAATATGTCAGGTAATCCAGCTATGGCAACGGCTGGAATGGGAGATGTTCTTTCAGGTGTAATCGGAGCTAGTTTTTGTGCTTGGCAACTCAACCAAACTTCGTTACAAAAAAAATTAGAAATAGCGACATATTTACATGGTTTAGCGGGAGATTTTACTGCAAAAGAGTCCAAAATCGGTATGATAGCAACAGATGTTATAGAGTCATTACCAGCCGCTATTTGGAACTGCCAAGAGTACAATAACAAAGTACAAGGAAACTAA
- a CDS encoding YhdP family protein: MLAVIISLLKVFLPYADNYKRDIESYILAEFNAEVSIGSIGASWQSFGPAVVLNDVSLTASEEAPLDISIQKTEMNIDFWRSIQEQRLVTGAFLLEGIETKINSDVFFKVRPQSQGSQLFEGLSHLFLSQVQQFSVIDSKVLVKHRDGQLQTYQIDDLAWVNDGNHHRGQGEVYIDGFSNNSLAIQMELYGQRRSEIFGQIYVEAQQVDITPWLTQFIGEHVAVTSTEANFRVWGNIKDGLVDDLLVDIKNTGVRWQKQTTEKFLFVDDAQLAWQQLGSDWQLLASDIKLKTESTQPEPFDLVLTKSKSDIQLYTNDVEVNAMANLLSLFSVTKDSTFLANADISGDVKQLSIQWPNQGSMRAFVDVEGFGYLPEPIADEAYLGVKQTRLQLAWADNKGWVQLVGKKGQLLTEDTFIAPFYYDELAVNLAVDVREQGVWVSLEQFVLNNADLNIDAEAQYSSVDDGHLSLYAEVIGPTQGKILNYLPRHLIGPDTHAYLTKAIQAGAGKLTRVVIDGPVATIPYESSPGTFLVEAELVDGKFEFDEDWPAIENMDATLTVNKLIMGIAARKGQLGPVTINDDVYGELDLGAPNTLLTLDITPNQLAFDDFHQLIDTSPLEDILGEVFDFVRLSGQGAANVHLILPLDDNLDANGVLPETVARGTVKTVSAGLEMPRLELNFEDIDAFISFENEAFTIHSGKGTWNKLPVKMMVAGNQVTDDYNIYGQLTGIWKSTDLKKQLPETLTPYITGKLNNNVLVDVTLSDVGYQYDVVAETDLTQAEYKITGPLIKGKGIPSQLSVTVSGNEQINDIYANLDDRVFFAGEAPNSSGVISRALLQVGQAEDLNQSTLFTSLPNEGFDIEIDLPGAEFTETLSFVLDLIDTIPDDEVQTQTPQTETSTENLIVSDTGALSRSDINGFDAEGQDSDIDIDPPFLSAPDRVAGKFGYIDIFGQRWSQANLTASPKANGWQFLLNSDKANVDVFVHEDIEINGIDITAKRLDVVIEKAIESSAENTSSEQIASENGASEVESLTDSAGLIRNLPDLHVLCENCTYNKKPLGKIKFDTFSRDDTLFIESASMIYQRNEVKLTGIWAGDKGAGKTNLNGEIYSRYFGQWMLDWELNTGIKQSDLHSKFSLSWDGAPHEFTFSSLNGDTTFELGEGYLSEVSDKGARIFSLFSLNSLYRKLKFDFNDVFQKGLFYNDIKGSMQIENGRVYSEDIFMDGVAGNMNMRGFTDLNQNTLDYDVTFKPKITSSIPVIAAWLAPGTAGLSFLAGIAIDKIIEKADVVSEVRMKITGQLSEPNVQEVKRFTKTIDIPGAKEAKEKAEKQRQKQQQEKQQQENQLKLNEEREQALKRQLEQQQNSAPIQPSSTQGSEPKTPIE, translated from the coding sequence TTGCTTGCCGTAATTATCAGCCTGCTTAAGGTTTTTTTACCCTATGCTGATAATTACAAAAGAGACATTGAGTCCTATATTTTAGCGGAATTTAATGCTGAGGTTTCGATCGGTAGTATTGGTGCTTCGTGGCAATCTTTTGGTCCTGCCGTTGTATTAAATGACGTCTCCCTTACCGCTTCAGAAGAGGCACCTCTGGATATTAGTATCCAAAAAACCGAAATGAACATCGACTTTTGGCGTTCCATCCAAGAACAACGTCTAGTTACGGGGGCGTTTTTACTAGAGGGAATCGAGACCAAGATAAACAGCGATGTGTTTTTTAAGGTTCGCCCGCAGTCTCAAGGATCTCAGCTTTTTGAAGGCTTGAGTCACTTGTTCTTGTCTCAAGTCCAACAATTTTCAGTTATCGACAGTAAGGTTTTAGTAAAACATCGCGATGGTCAGCTGCAAACCTATCAAATAGATGATTTAGCCTGGGTGAACGATGGCAATCACCACCGTGGCCAGGGTGAAGTGTATATTGATGGCTTCTCTAATAACTCGTTGGCCATCCAAATGGAGCTTTATGGTCAGCGAAGAAGCGAAATCTTTGGCCAAATTTATGTCGAAGCTCAACAAGTTGACATAACTCCTTGGTTAACACAGTTTATTGGCGAACATGTTGCAGTAACCTCAACAGAGGCAAATTTCAGAGTTTGGGGCAACATCAAAGACGGTCTTGTCGATGATTTGCTTGTTGATATCAAAAACACGGGGGTGCGTTGGCAAAAGCAAACGACCGAAAAATTCTTATTTGTTGATGATGCGCAATTAGCTTGGCAGCAGTTAGGCTCGGATTGGCAGTTATTAGCCTCTGACATTAAATTAAAGACCGAATCGACCCAACCTGAACCATTTGATCTAGTTTTAACTAAATCCAAATCAGACATTCAGTTATACACCAACGATGTTGAAGTTAATGCAATGGCTAACTTGTTGTCTCTATTTTCAGTGACAAAAGACAGTACGTTTTTGGCCAATGCCGACATTTCCGGCGATGTTAAACAGTTGTCTATTCAATGGCCTAACCAAGGGAGTATGAGAGCGTTTGTTGATGTTGAGGGCTTTGGCTATTTACCAGAACCGATTGCAGATGAAGCTTACCTTGGAGTTAAGCAAACTCGTTTACAATTAGCGTGGGCGGATAATAAAGGTTGGGTTCAGTTAGTTGGCAAGAAAGGGCAACTACTGACAGAAGATACATTTATTGCGCCATTTTATTATGACGAGTTGGCGGTCAATCTCGCGGTGGACGTCCGAGAACAGGGCGTTTGGGTGTCGCTTGAACAGTTTGTTTTAAACAATGCTGATTTAAATATCGATGCTGAGGCGCAATATAGCTCTGTAGATGACGGGCACTTAAGCTTGTATGCCGAAGTTATCGGGCCGACTCAGGGAAAAATCTTAAACTATTTGCCTCGGCATTTAATTGGTCCTGATACTCATGCGTATTTGACTAAGGCGATTCAAGCCGGGGCAGGTAAACTGACTCGAGTCGTTATTGACGGCCCTGTCGCAACCATTCCATATGAGTCTAGTCCAGGGACATTTTTGGTCGAAGCAGAGCTTGTAGACGGCAAGTTTGAATTTGATGAAGACTGGCCAGCTATAGAAAATATGGATGCGACCTTAACCGTCAACAAACTCATTATGGGAATTGCCGCTCGAAAAGGACAGTTAGGACCTGTCACTATTAATGATGACGTTTATGGAGAGCTTGATTTAGGGGCACCTAACACATTACTCACTTTAGATATCACTCCAAATCAACTAGCGTTTGATGACTTTCATCAACTGATAGATACATCACCGCTTGAAGACATCCTCGGTGAGGTATTTGATTTTGTTAGGTTATCCGGGCAAGGGGCTGCCAATGTGCACCTTATTTTACCTTTAGATGATAACTTAGATGCCAATGGCGTATTACCAGAAACCGTCGCTAGAGGAACGGTTAAAACCGTCAGTGCTGGACTGGAAATGCCGAGATTAGAGCTCAATTTTGAAGATATTGATGCGTTTATAAGTTTTGAAAACGAAGCCTTTACAATTCACAGTGGCAAAGGGACATGGAACAAGCTGCCGGTTAAGATGATGGTCGCAGGTAATCAAGTCACTGATGATTACAATATTTATGGTCAATTAACCGGAATATGGAAATCAACCGATCTTAAAAAGCAGTTACCTGAGACATTAACACCGTATATCACTGGCAAACTCAACAATAACGTTTTGGTTGACGTTACGTTGTCAGATGTTGGCTACCAATATGATGTCGTCGCAGAAACCGACTTAACTCAGGCTGAATACAAAATAACTGGGCCTTTGATAAAAGGAAAAGGCATCCCATCACAACTTTCTGTGACAGTGTCAGGTAATGAACAAATCAATGACATTTATGCAAACCTAGATGACCGGGTATTTTTTGCTGGAGAAGCGCCTAACTCATCAGGCGTCATTAGCCGTGCGCTATTACAAGTCGGGCAAGCTGAAGACCTAAATCAATCCACTTTGTTTACGTCTTTACCTAATGAAGGTTTTGATATTGAAATTGACTTACCGGGTGCAGAATTTACTGAAACCTTGAGCTTCGTATTGGATTTAATAGACACGATCCCGGATGACGAAGTTCAAACTCAAACGCCGCAAACTGAAACATCGACTGAAAATTTAATTGTGAGTGATACAGGAGCGTTGAGTCGTTCAGATATAAATGGTTTTGATGCTGAAGGACAAGATTCAGACATCGATATAGACCCACCGTTTTTAAGCGCGCCAGATCGAGTTGCAGGTAAGTTTGGTTATATTGATATCTTTGGTCAGCGATGGAGTCAGGCAAACCTGACTGCAAGCCCTAAAGCAAATGGCTGGCAATTTTTGTTAAATAGTGACAAGGCAAATGTTGATGTATTTGTTCACGAAGATATCGAAATAAATGGAATCGATATTACCGCTAAACGCCTCGATGTAGTGATAGAAAAAGCGATTGAAAGCTCTGCTGAAAACACTTCTTCGGAACAAATAGCAAGCGAAAACGGTGCTTCAGAGGTAGAGTCTTTAACTGACTCTGCGGGATTAATTCGCAACTTGCCAGATCTTCATGTGTTGTGTGAAAACTGTACCTATAACAAAAAGCCATTGGGCAAAATTAAGTTTGATACTTTCTCTCGTGATGACACTTTATTTATCGAAAGCGCGAGCATGATTTATCAGCGAAATGAAGTCAAACTGACCGGAATATGGGCAGGTGACAAAGGCGCAGGTAAAACCAATCTCAACGGCGAAATTTATTCTCGTTACTTCGGTCAATGGATGCTGGACTGGGAACTCAACACCGGTATAAAGCAAAGTGATTTGCACTCTAAATTTTCATTGAGCTGGGACGGTGCCCCTCATGAATTTACCTTCTCGAGTTTAAACGGGGATACCACATTTGAGCTTGGTGAGGGTTATTTGAGTGAAGTCAGTGACAAGGGCGCGCGTATTTTCTCGCTGTTCAGTTTGAATTCACTTTATCGAAAGCTAAAATTTGACTTTAACGACGTGTTTCAAAAAGGCCTTTTCTATAATGATATTAAAGGCTCGATGCAAATCGAAAACGGCCGAGTTTATTCAGAAGACATCTTTATGGACGGTGTTGCGGGCAATATGAATATGCGTGGTTTTACAGATTTAAACCAAAATACCCTAGATTACGACGTGACCTTTAAGCCTAAGATAACCTCTAGTATCCCAGTGATAGCAGCTTGGTTAGCACCGGGTACAGCAGGGTTATCGTTTTTGGCTGGTATTGCTATAGATAAGATCATAGAAAAAGCCGATGTTGTTTCGGAAGTAAGAATGAAGATCACTGGACAGTTGTCCGAGCCGAATGTACAAGAAGTTAAGCGATTCACTAAGACTATTGATATTCCAGGTGCAAAAGAGGCCAAAGAAAAGGCCGAAAAGCAACGTCAAAAGCAACAGCAAGAAAAACAACAACAAGAAAATCAGCTGAAGCTAAATGAGGAGCGCGAACAAGCGCTAAAACGTCAATTAGAGCAACAACAAAATTCGGCCCCTATTCAACCATCTAGCACTCAGGGCAGTGAGCCAAAAACACCTATAGAGTGA
- a CDS encoding carbon-nitrogen hydrolase family protein translates to MHAFVLQMTSTPNVDENIAFVNQQLELAQTAGQLKVNSLVVLPECFANFGGRDKSNLAIAENLGEGQVQSKLARIANQYQIYLVAGSFPTLPNEGECTGDSPAKFMATCLVFNPNGHLIADYQKIHLFDVDVDDNTGSYRESDSTIPGKNLVCFDTEWGRVGVAICYDLRFPGLFQALRAKGVDAIVLPSAFTEKTGAAHWQSLLSARAIENQIYMIASNQNGVHQNGRETFGHSMVISPWGEVVTNAKRENGLFGTFLDKARIKEIRQNMPVSNHNQFTFVQKA, encoded by the coding sequence ATGCACGCATTTGTTTTACAGATGACTTCCACACCAAACGTTGACGAAAACATTGCTTTTGTTAACCAACAGCTTGAGCTAGCTCAAACTGCAGGCCAATTAAAAGTAAATAGCTTGGTCGTGTTGCCAGAATGTTTTGCAAATTTTGGAGGCAGAGATAAAAGCAATTTAGCAATTGCTGAGAATTTGGGAGAAGGCCAAGTTCAATCTAAACTTGCGCGTATCGCTAATCAATATCAGATTTATTTGGTTGCTGGTTCGTTTCCAACGTTACCTAATGAAGGTGAGTGTACAGGAGACAGCCCAGCTAAATTCATGGCTACTTGTCTGGTGTTTAACCCTAATGGTCATCTCATTGCCGATTATCAAAAAATTCATCTTTTTGATGTGGACGTGGATGACAATACTGGGAGTTATCGAGAGTCGGACAGTACGATACCAGGAAAAAACCTAGTCTGTTTTGATACGGAATGGGGGCGGGTTGGCGTCGCGATATGTTATGATTTACGCTTCCCTGGACTTTTTCAAGCATTGCGTGCCAAAGGGGTAGACGCCATTGTATTGCCAAGTGCCTTTACTGAAAAAACGGGCGCCGCTCACTGGCAATCACTATTGTCGGCGCGGGCCATTGAAAACCAAATTTATATGATTGCGAGTAACCAAAACGGCGTTCATCAAAATGGCCGGGAGACCTTTGGTCACAGTATGGTGATTTCGCCTTGGGGTGAAGTCGTAACCAATGCTAAAAGAGAAAACGGTCTGTTTGGCACGTTTTTAGATAAAGCGCGTATAAAAGAAATACGACAAAATATGCCAGTAAGTAATCACAACCAATTTACGTTTGTGCAAAAAGCATAA